A stretch of the Malus sylvestris chromosome 10, drMalSylv7.2, whole genome shotgun sequence genome encodes the following:
- the LOC126587491 gene encoding phosphoribosylglycinamide formyltransferase, chloroplastic-like, which yields MEAQRLLSGFCSASPIPNARTQYFVRFPSPSPSSSSSTASFAQSHMWVSFKARPLSTKLIQCRNTADTERAEVMVSSDKQDLTGGIRRKKLAVFVSGGGSNFRSIHEACLNGSILGDVVVLVASKQGCGGADYAREKGLPILVFPKTKLEPDGISPADLVATLRGLEVDFVLLAGYLKLIPVELIQAYPRSILNIHPSLLPAFGGKGHYGMKVHKAVIASGARYTGPTIHFVDEHYDTGRILAQRVVPVLAKDTAEELAARVLREEHSLYVEVITAVCEERIVWREDGVPIIRSKENPNEYS from the exons ATGGAAGCTCAGCGTCTGCTTTCTGGGTTCTGCTCAGCCTCGCCGATTCCAAACGCCAGAACCCAATACTTCGTCAGATTTCCctccccttctccttcttcttcttcctccaccgCTTCTTTTGCTCAATCCCACATGTGGGTCTCCTTCAAAGCTCGCCCTTTGTCTACCAAGTTAATACAGTGCAGGAACACCGCGGACACAGAGAGAGCTGAGGTGATGGTTTCTTCGGATAAACAAGATTTGACAGGTGGGATTCGACGGAAAAAGCTTGCCGTTTTTGTTTCCGGCGGGGGCTCCAACTTCCGTTCGATCCATGAAGCGTGTCTTAACGGTTCAATTCTCGGAGACGTTGTCGTTTTGGTCGCTAGTAAACAAG GTTGCGGAGGTGCCGACTATGCAAGAGAAAAAGGCCTCCCAATTCTGGTGTTCCCAAAAACTAAACTTGAGCCTGACGGAATATCTCCAGCTGACCTTGTTGCTACCCTTAG GGGATTAGAGGTTGACTTTGTTCTCCTGGCTGGTTACTTGAAACTTATACCGGTTGAGTTGATACAAGCTTATCCCAGATCCATACTGAACATCCATCCCTCACTTCTTCCAGCATTTGGAGGCAAAGGTCATTACGGTATGAAGGTCCACAAGGCAGTCATAGCTTCTGGGGCAAG ATACACAGGCCCTACAATACATTTTGTCGATGAGCACTATGATACAGGACGTATCCTTGCCCAAAGAGTTGTCCCTGTGCTTGCTAAGGACACTGCCGAGGAGCTGGCAGCAAGGGTTCTTCGGGAG GAGCACTCCTTGTACGTGGAAGTGATAACAGCAGTATGTGAAGAACGGATTGTTTGGAGGGAGGATGGTGTTCCTATTATCCGGAGCAAAGAAAATCCCAACGAATACAGCTAG
- the LOC126587496 gene encoding uncharacterized protein LOC126587496: MVAEIVRDCELEKMVAVRFQRVAAAFDEVARVRLCESSGSEYSAAGESFGELSDLVKSFIERGDWGEGGGHRDGVRNENEHLVDEDSEGGDWSDSETKNSLERLFDVKGHDLKKTIADEVEVALAGIGDDKSSRAFKRRLMTHLRHKGFDAGE, encoded by the coding sequence ATGGTAGCCGAGATAGTTCGCGATTGTGAATTGGAAAAAATGGTAGCGGTGAGGTTTCAGAGAGTGGCGGCGGCGTTCGACGAGGTGGCGCGGGTGAGGCTGTGCGAGAGCAGCGGAAGCGAGTACTCCGCGGCCGGGGAGAGTTTTGGGGAGTTGTCGGATCTTGTCAAGTCCTTCATCGAGAGAGGGGATTGGGGAGAAGGCGGTGGCCACCGAGACGGCGTACGGAACGAGAACGAGCACTTAGTCGATGAAGACTCAGAGGGCGGTGATTGGTCGGATTCGGAGACGAAGAATTCTCTGGAGAGATTGTTTGATGTGAAGGGTCATGATTTAAAGAAGACGATTGCTGATGAGGTGGAAGTTGCTTTGGCGGGCATTGGGGACGACAAGTCGTCCCGGGCGTTCAAAAGGAGGTTGATGACTCACCTGCGCCACAAGGGTTTTGATGCTGGTGAGTGA